The Acidobacteriota bacterium DNA window TTCGAGGTGTTCCGGCGCGAGGTCATCGCCCTCGCCCGCGGCGAGCCGGGCTTCAGCGCCGAGGCGGTGGTGAAAACGCTTCACGGGCGGCCGATCAACGTCCTGATATCGCTCACGTTCCCCCCTCCGGGATCGCCGAACAAGATCGCGCTGATCAGCATGACCGACATCACCTCCCGGAAGCGCGCCGAGGAGAACCTCCTCAAGTCCTGGTTCGCCATCGAGAACGCGGTGGACGGAATCCTCTGGCTGGGCGCGGACGGGCGCGTGGAGGATGCCAACCGGGCGGCCTGCGCGCTCCTCGGTTACGAGCGGCGGGACCTGTGCGGCCGGAGCATCGAGGCGATCGACGCGGGCCTGGCCGACTGGAGCGCCGAGTGGGCGCGGCTGACGCAACGGCGCGCGATCGAAAGGGAGACCTTCTACATCGCGCGGGACGGCCGGCGCGTTCCGGTCACCCTCGTCGAGAACATGCTCGAGTTCCGCGGGCGGCGCTTCGTCTGTGCGTTCGCGCGCGACCGCACGGAGCGCGAGCGCCTCGAGGCTCAGCTCAGGCAGGCCCAGAAGCTGGAGACGATCGGCCGCCTGGCGGGCGGGATCGCCCACGACTTCAACAACATCCTCGGGCCGATCCTCGGCTGCGCCGACATGCTGCTCGCCGACCTCCCGGAGGGGAGCGACGCTCACCGCGAGGTGAAGCAGATCTGGAAAGCCGCTCTCCGGGCCAAGGAGCTCGTCGGCCAGATCCTGCTCTTCAGCCGGCGAGCGGAGCAGGCGAGGAAGAGGGTGGTGCCTCACCTGATCGTCCGTGAGGCTCTGGACCTGCTCAAGGCGACCCTCCCTCCCGGCGTCCGGCTGGTCGAGGAGATCGACGCCTCGTGTGACCCCGTCTACGCCGACCCGACGCAGCTCCACCAGGTGGTGATGAACCTCTGCACGAACGCCGTGGAAGCCCTCGGGGGAAGCGGCGGCGTGGTCACGGTCCGCCTTTTCCGGACCGGGGTGCCGGAACGCCTCGCGGCGGCGCACCCCGAACTTCAGCCGGTTCCGCACGTCTGCCTTCAGGTCGCCGACAACGGTCCGGGCATCACCGCCAAGGACCGCGAACGGCTGTTCGAACCCTTCTTCACCACCAAGGAGAACGGCAGCGGACTCGGTCTTTCCGTCGTCCACGGCATCGTCACCGGCCATGGCGGCGCCATCGACGTGGTCTCGGAACCCGGCCGGGGAGCGTGCTTCTCGGTCTACCTGCCGGCGCTGGCGGCCGAGGAGTCGGAGAGGGCAGCGGAGCGGCCGGCGGCGGAGCAGCGCTCCCGGAAACGCCGGACGATCCTCTATGTGGAAGATCAGGAGGATGTCGCCCGCGTGGTGCGCAAGATGCTCGAGCGCCAGGGCCACGAGGTCGTGCCGGCGTCCGACGGGCCGGAGGCGCTCGAGACGTTCCGCCGCGCCCGGGACCGTTTCGATCTGGTGATCACGGACCAGACGATGCCGTCGATGAGCGGGATCGCCCTCGCTCGCGAGCTGCTCGGGATCCGGCCGGACCTCCCCATCGTCCTGCTCACCGGCTACGGCGAGCGGCTCACGGCGGACGATGCCCGCGCCGCCGGAATCCGGGAGGTGGTCAAAAAGCCGGTGCTCCGGGCCGAGCTCGCCGCCGCCGTGCGCCGGGCGCTGGAGAGCCGCGTCACCGATTGAGCGGCTTCGCGCTCGGTGGGCGGCGGGGGCCGGCGGAGCGCCGCTCGGCCTCGATCTTGTCCAGCCGCTCGAGCATGCGCCGGGCCCGCTCCGCCGAGCGCGACGCGGGCGCGAGCTGAATGGCCCGCTTCAAGTGCCGGCGCGAACCCGCGAAATCGCCCAGCTGGGCCAGCAGTGCCCCATACTGGACATGGGCCTTCGTGTAGCGGGGGTTGATCTCCAGGGCCTTCTGGTAGTGCAGCCGGGCCTCCGCCAGCAGGCGCCTCCTTTCCGCGGGGTCGCGCGCGGCGCGGGCGAGGCCCTCGGCGGCGATGCCCCAGTTGTAGTGGGGGGTCGGGTAGCGGGCGACCTCGCGCAGGGCCAACCGGAATTTCTCGATCGCTTCCTGGTAACGCCCGAGGCCGAGCAGGGCCGACCCCCAGTTGTTCAGGGCCTTCGACCGGCCCTCGGCATCGTCGTATCTCTCGAAGGCCTTGCGGTACTCCTCGATCGCCTTCTCCTTTTCGCCCCGGTCGTTGTACTCGATCCCCAGGTGAAGATGAGGAAGGCCCTCGTCGGGCGCCTTGCGCACCGCGTCGGTCCAGAAGGCGAGGTTGTTCTGCCAGACCTCCGCCCGGCGCACCGTCTGCCGCGCCGACGGCAGGAGCAGCGCGGCCACGACCGCCGCCGGCAGCGCCAGCGCCGGGAGGTTCCCGGCCCGCTCGAGCCGCTGCGACAGCCGGCCGAGGAGAAGGCCGGCGGCAAGGCACAAACCGGCGCTGGGGAGGTACAGGTAGCGCTCGGCCAGCGGCGTTTCCGAGATCCGCCGCAGCGCGATCGCCAGGGGCGGCGCGATCCCGGCGAAGAAGATTCCAGTCGCCACGACTTCGGGCGCCCAAACGGGCGGCTCGCTCCGCGAGAGCCGGAGGAGCCAAACGATCGAGACCGCGGCCGCGAAGAGAAGGAACGCGGCCGCCCCGAGCAAGGCGGTCGCCCCCCCCGGGACTTCCGGCACGAAGGCCGACTGGGGCGGCGGCCAGAACGCCTTCCGGATGTACCAGCCGAGCGACCCGAACGCGGCCCGCTCGAACGGGATCCCCGAGCCAGGCGCCGGGCTGCCGAACGTCCCGAGCGCCGCCCGGCGCAGCGCGAAGTAGATCCCTGTCACCGCCGCCAGGGCGATCCACACCGGCCAGCGCGGCGGGGTGAGTATCAGCTGTGGGCGGCCCGCCTTGCGGGCCTCCCGCTCGCGCCTCCGGCGCTCCGCGCGGTCGGCGGCGGGTGTCTCCGGGGCGGGGGCGGCCGGCAAGAGGAACTCCACCAGCGCGATCGCCAGCAACACCGCCACGCCGGTCTCCTTGGCGAGCATCGCCGCCAGAGAGAACACCGCGGTCGCGCCGACCAGCAGGATGCGCCGCATGCCCGTCGCTTCGCGCGCTTCGATGAAGGCGAGGACGGCTCCGAGAAAGAAGATCCCGCACAGCGCGTCGGCGCGGCCCGCCATCCACGCGACGACCTCCACGTGGATCGGATGCGCCGCGAAGAGGAGCGCGGCTGCACCTCCCGCGACCGCGGCGGGAGACCCCCTGAGTCCGGCGCGGCGCGCCAGCGCGAGCCCGGCCAGCAACACCAGCGCCGACATCAGCGCGTGCTCGACGACGACCGAAGTGTGATAGACGAGCCGGCGCGCCTCGGCGCGCTCGTTCCTGGGCCAGAACTTGCCGGAGATCCACTCGTCGAGCTGGAAGCTCATCACCGTGAGCGGGCGGTAGTAGTGAACGCCGAACTGCGGGATGCTCTTCGGGGGGTGGAAGACGTTCGAGAGGCTGTCGAAGTACGGGAGCTGCCTTTCGAAGATGATCGGATCGTCCCAGATGAACTCGTTGTCGACAGCGCCGCGATACAGCGCGAGCGAGAAAAGAGCGACGAGTGCGCATCCGGCGGCGACGAAGACGCGTCTCATGAGGTGAAGGTCCTCCCCCGCGCCGCGGCGGAAATGGGATCTCCGTCCGGCGGAGAGGTTAGCACCGCCCCCCGCCATGCGCGTGGAGCCTCTCTCACCCGTCGGCCCCCGCTGCCCCCGCGATCGCGCCCTCCGTTTCGAGCTGCTCCATCACGGCGGTGAAGACCCGTTGCGGGGTGATGTCGAGCATGCAGCGGAGTCCCTGGCAACACGGGGGTGTGAAGCCGAACCGGGTGCACGGCGAGCAGGGGACGCCGCTTTCGATGATCCGGAAGCGGCTGCCCGGGGGGCCCCACTTCGACGACACCCCGGGACCGAACAGATGCACGGTCGGGGTGCCGACCGCGTAGGCGAGGTGGAGGACACCGGAGTCGGCGCTCAGGTAGACCGCCACCCGGGCGACCACCGCGGCCGCCTGAGGGAGGGTGCACTGGCCGGAGAGGTTGATGTGCGGCCGATCGCTCACCGCCCGCGCGATCACCGCAGCCGCGGGACCGTCCTTCGGCCCGCCGAGGATCACGATGCCGATGCCGCGTTCCGCCAGCATGCGCGCCACCTCCCCGTAGCGCTCCGGGGGCCAGCGCCGCTCGGGGATCGAGGCGCCGGGATGAATCGCCACCCGCGGGAGGTCCGCCAGGGGGCGGAGCCGCTCCTCCGCGAACCGCGCCGACGCCGCATCGGGAACGAGAAACGGGCTGTCGGGATCGAAAGGTGCCGGCTCGCCGGTGGCGCGCTCCGCCAGCTCGAGAAAGGAGTAGACCTCGTACAGTTCCTGGTCGTACGGAACGCCGGTGGTGAGAAGCCGGCGCCGGATGTTCGTCGCGAATCCGATGCGCCGCGGAGCCCCCGTCAAGCAGGCGACGACAGCGGACAGCCGATGGTACTGCTCGGTGTCGATCACGAGGTCGTAGGAGCGCGACAGCACGCGGCGCAGGCCGGCCAGCGGGCGGTCGTAACGGAGCACCTCGTCCGCGAGGTCGGTTCCGGCGACGACGCCCGCGTTCCTCGCCTCCACCAGGAGTTCGAGGCGCGCCTGCGGCCACCGCCGCCTGAGGGCCCGAAGCATCGGAATGAACAGCACGGCGTCGCCGATGCCTCCGGGCCGGATCACCAGGATCCGGCGCGGAGGGTCGGCGGCGGGCCGGCGGTCGAGACGCGCGGCGCGCCGGGCCAGAAGAGCGCACAGCGCCGGGCCGACGAGAGCGTCGATCGCCTTGAGGACATCCACCCTCAGGGACATGGCCGGAAGTCTATCTCGTATGACGGTCTCCGGAACCCGGCCGCCTCCGAGGCGCTTTTCCGTTGCCGCGCCGCCGCGCCGGAAGGGCCCGGGAGCCGCCTGTCCCGTCCCACCTCCCGCCGCCGAGAACGCGCCGCGGACGAAGCGCCTCTCACAGGCCGAGGAGATCGGGAAGCTCCCCGATCCCCTTGATCCTCGGGACGCCGACGTCCGGGTAGAGCCCGGCGGCGTCGACCAGGACGACCGGGAGCCCCGCGGCCTTCGCCCCCTCCACGTCGAACGCGGGCACGTCTCCGACGTAGAAGGCCCGGCTCGGCGCGACGCCGAGCCGCTCGAGTGCGATTTCGAAGATCCGGGCGTCCGGCTTCGCGACCCCGACGAGGTGCGAGTCGACGACCGTCTCGAGCAGGTCGGCGAGGCCGGCGGCGGCGAGGTCCTCGGCGACGCGCCCCTCGGCATTGCTCACGACCGCGAGACGGTAGCCCGCCGCCCGGAGCCGTTCGAGGGCCTGCCGGGCCCCCGGCATCGCCCGGCGCCAAAGCCCGGTGACGCCGTTGGCCCGCCAGAGCCTGTCGATCGCGGCGGGAATCCGCTCCGCTGGGACGCCCGCCCCCTCGAGCATCCGGGTGAAGTAGCCGTCCCAGATCGCGCGCCAGTCGGAAGTCCTGCGCACCGCCTCGCCCGCCCACCGGCGCGCCTCCGCTTCCGCGGACAGAAGCTCCGCATCGGTGGGCCGCCCGCCGGCCTCCCCGAGCGCCGCGCGCACCCGGTCCGTGTCCAGCGTGAGGAGCGTCCCTCCCGCATCGAGCAGGGCGACGTCGCGACCGGCGAACGGCCCCCGATCGTCAGCCATCGCGGCGCGCTCTTCCGGCCAGCAGCCAGTCGCGGGCGTGCTCGAGGCAGGGGATGCGCGCGTGAGCTTCGCCGATGC harbors:
- a CDS encoding PAS domain S-box protein, with the protein product MLRNRVVLIAEGAMEAAARALEEAGFDPVRAAPGPPALAAVRDSEPAAVLVGAGVAAGAPELLSAVVRNAPRDVPVALAGMPVEPLPPEARDLPVIPEEPPELLAGGVRWLARLGGLQRELQRADERYRVLYETSPVPYQSLDPEARILAVNDAWLDLLGFPREEVVGRRFPEFLDPETLPGKQEYFENFKRTGVASGVLFELVRRDGERLTVELDGRVEYDSDGRPVRTHCLLRDVTPQRRVQAALRSSEIRYRHLFESAPVSIWEEDFSELADMLDLLRLQGVEDLERYFEQHPEALREAARKIKVLDVNQRTVELFEARSKRDLLESIDKTFVPESFEVFRREVIALARGEPGFSAEAVVKTLHGRPINVLISLTFPPPGSPNKIALISMTDITSRKRAEENLLKSWFAIENAVDGILWLGADGRVEDANRAACALLGYERRDLCGRSIEAIDAGLADWSAEWARLTQRRAIERETFYIARDGRRVPVTLVENMLEFRGRRFVCAFARDRTERERLEAQLRQAQKLETIGRLAGGIAHDFNNILGPILGCADMLLADLPEGSDAHREVKQIWKAALRAKELVGQILLFSRRAEQARKRVVPHLIVREALDLLKATLPPGVRLVEEIDASCDPVYADPTQLHQVVMNLCTNAVEALGGSGGVVTVRLFRTGVPERLAAAHPELQPVPHVCLQVADNGPGITAKDRERLFEPFFTTKENGSGLGLSVVHGIVTGHGGAIDVVSEPGRGACFSVYLPALAAEESERAAERPAAEQRSRKRRTILYVEDQEDVARVVRKMLERQGHEVVPASDGPEALETFRRARDRFDLVITDQTMPSMSGIALARELLGIRPDLPIVLLTGYGERLTADDARAAGIREVVKKPVLRAELAAAVRRALESRVTD
- a CDS encoding glycosyltransferase family 9 protein: MSLRVDVLKAIDALVGPALCALLARRAARLDRRPAADPPRRILVIRPGGIGDAVLFIPMLRALRRRWPQARLELLVEARNAGVVAGTDLADEVLRYDRPLAGLRRVLSRSYDLVIDTEQYHRLSAVVACLTGAPRRIGFATNIRRRLLTTGVPYDQELYEVYSFLELAERATGEPAPFDPDSPFLVPDAASARFAEERLRPLADLPRVAIHPGASIPERRWPPERYGEVARMLAERGIGIVILGGPKDGPAAAVIARAVSDRPHINLSGQCTLPQAAAVVARVAVYLSADSGVLHLAYAVGTPTVHLFGPGVSSKWGPPGSRFRIIESGVPCSPCTRFGFTPPCCQGLRCMLDITPQRVFTAVMEQLETEGAIAGAAGADG
- a CDS encoding HAD family hydrolase; the encoded protein is MADDRGPFAGRDVALLDAGGTLLTLDTDRVRAALGEAGGRPTDAELLSAEAEARRWAGEAVRRTSDWRAIWDGYFTRMLEGAGVPAERIPAAIDRLWRANGVTGLWRRAMPGARQALERLRAAGYRLAVVSNAEGRVAEDLAAAGLADLLETVVDSHLVGVAKPDARIFEIALERLGVAPSRAFYVGDVPAFDVEGAKAAGLPVVLVDAAGLYPDVGVPRIKGIGELPDLLGL